In Lolium rigidum isolate FL_2022 chromosome 7, APGP_CSIRO_Lrig_0.1, whole genome shotgun sequence, the DNA window CGCGCCGCGTGCCCACCGGCACGCCTCTCAAGAGCCTCTGCCAGGTCTTCGTCGCCGCGTGCAGGAAGGCCGCCCTCCGCGTCCCCACAGACGCCGCCGTGCTCTACGAGCTGAGCGACAAGGTCGACCAGCCCAAGATCGCGCACACCCACGAGTTCACGTTCCTCGACAAGGCGGCCATAGTCGTGAGCTCCGACCTGGAAGAAGTGGCGACCAccctcgacgccgccgccaccgcgggctCCTGGAGACTCTGCACGGTGACGCAGGTGGAGGAGCTCAAGATCCTGATGCGTCTGCTGCCGATATGGGCGACGAGCATCGTGCTATCGGCGGCGTACGCGCAGCTCAACACCACGTTCGTGCAGCAGGGCAGCGCCATGAACATGCGCGTCATGTCGTTCACCATCCCGGCCGCGTCCATGGTGTCCTTCGAGGTGGTCTGCGTCCTGGCGTGGGTGCTCGTCTACGGCTCGGTGATCGTGCCGGCCCTCAAGAGCTTCTCCCCGGCGAGCGCCGAGCCGTCACAGCTGCGGCGCAtgggcgccggccggctgctcatGGCGTGTGCCATGGCCGTCGCGGCGCTGGTCGAGATGAGGAGGCTGGACGCCGCTGGCACCGGGGAGTCCATCAGCATCGCGTGGCAGATGCCGCAGTACTTCGTGCTCGCCGGCGCCGAGGTCTTCTGCTACATCGCGCAGCTCGAGTTCTTCTACAGCGAGGCGCCCGAGTCGATGAAGAGCATGTGCACCTCCTTCGCCCTCCTCACCGTGGCGCTGGGCAGCTACACCAGCTCGCTCATCTACGCCGTCGTCAACGTGCTCACGGCCACCGGCGGACGGCCCGGGTGGATATCCGACGACCTCGACCAAGGCCACCTCGACTACTTCTTCTGGACCATGGCGGCTCTTTGCACGCTCAACTTCGTCGTGTATAGCGCCTTCGCCAGGAACTACCAGGTGAAGACGGTCCTGTCGTGATCGTCTCGTTTTACTGCGCACAGAATGTTGTGCGtctatgttttattttattttatgaaatCCAACTAGAAAAATTCATTAGTTTTTTTATTATCTTTTCTGCTTCAGAAATTTGTTTGAAAATGACTGGACCTGTGCACTTGTCTTAGTTTTGTTTCTTGGTAGTAGTATATGTATATCCTTTTTAGTTAGCTGAAACAAAGATGTGTTGCAGATTACAGGACATCCATACTGTATGTTGTACTTCAGGCAAAAGAAATTGAGTGGATACAAAGCACATCACAAAAATAATCCAATCGTTGCTGGCTGGTGTGTTAGAGCTAAAACAAAATTctcgggatattcactttggctcatacgagcatttgctctcattgtatgaatcaacatttcgaagtgtcaaaaaattctaaactaaattttttcatgtacatctatacattttatgttcgtacacaagttttaaaaaaaaactataaaaatttgtgactccagtaaaaaagacaaattttgatgctataacacgactacgtacaggacattttttttgtcttttttgtacacgtcacataaaatgttgtttctccatgaaaacttgtgcactaacatagaatgtcacgatg includes these proteins:
- the LOC124669773 gene encoding protein NRT1/ PTR FAMILY 8.3-like, whose translation is MDAMERGQSSPRLPKSRSSKIADDEDLRVPLIQDKKTGSRAPAVVLAFECLESTAFNGIATNLVLYLHTVLHGTSLASASNVTTWIGTSYLTPVLGAVLADTFWGNYNTILVSLLVYLLGMMLVTFSAFLPTTTALDCVSSSSCHHPALGSHTVAFAGLYLVAFGSGGVRAALLPFGAEQFDDDNAVDRERKMSFFSWFYVCVDFGMIVSGLFLVWVQQNVSWGLGFGIATACIALAFAGFVLATPMYTRRVPTGTPLKSLCQVFVAACRKAALRVPTDAAVLYELSDKVDQPKIAHTHEFTFLDKAAIVVSSDLEEVATTLDAAATAGSWRLCTVTQVEELKILMRLLPIWATSIVLSAAYAQLNTTFVQQGSAMNMRVMSFTIPAASMVSFEVVCVLAWVLVYGSVIVPALKSFSPASAEPSQLRRMGAGRLLMACAMAVAALVEMRRLDAAGTGESISIAWQMPQYFVLAGAEVFCYIAQLEFFYSEAPESMKSMCTSFALLTVALGSYTSSLIYAVVNVLTATGGRPGWISDDLDQGHLDYFFWTMAALCTLNFVVYSAFARNYQVKTVLS